In Vigna unguiculata cultivar IT97K-499-35 chromosome 3, ASM411807v1, whole genome shotgun sequence, a single genomic region encodes these proteins:
- the LOC114179302 gene encoding probable serine/threonine-protein kinase PBL28, whose translation MPFGLVSAWNKRRRSKSQDHSDPWIYKPAEFWQLEDHIPQPTKRRHRSCVFTLKEMDEATCSFSDDNLLGKGGFGRVYRGNLKSGEVVAIKKMELAAMKAAEGEREFRVEVDILSRLDHPNLVSLIGYCADGKHRFLVYEYMHNGNLQDHLNGIGERKMDWPLRLKVALGAAKGLAYLHSSSCLGIPIVHRDFKSTNVLLDANFEPKISDFGLAKLMPEGQETHVTAKVLGTFGYFDPEYTSTGKLTVQSDVYAFGVVLLELLTGRPALDLNQGPNDQNLVLQVRHLLKERKKLRKVIDAEMARNSYTIESIFMLANLASRCVHAESNERPSMVDCVKEIQMIIHTNSKGLGMVRHSFRMV comes from the exons ATGCCATTTGGTTTAGTCTCAGCATGGAACAAGCGTCGAAGAAGCAAATCTCAAGATCATTCAGACCCTT GGATTTATAAACCTGCAGAGTTTTGGCAGCTTGAAGATCATATACCACAACCAACAAAAAGGAGGCACAGATCATGTGTTTTCACACTCAAGGAGATGGACGAGGCAACATGTTCATTCAGTGATGATAATCTGCTTGGAAAAGGAGGATTTGGCAGGGTCTACAGAGGCAATTTGAAGTCAGGAGAG GTTGtagcaataaaaaaaatggagctTGCAGCAATGAAAGCAGCAGAGGGGGAGCGAGAATTCCGTGTAGAGGTTGACATATTAAGCAGACTTGACCACCCAAATCTTGTTTCTCTGATAGGATACTGTGCTGATGGGAAGCACAGGTTCCTAGTTTATGAATATATGCACAATGGGAACCTGCAAGATCATTTGAATG GAATTGGAGAAAGAAAAATGGATTGGCCTCTGAGACTCAAAGTGGCATTGGGAGCTGCAAAAGGGCTTGCTTATCTTCATTCAAGTTCTTGTCTTGGAATTCCTATCGTTCATAGAGATTTCAAATCCACCAATGTTCTTTTAGATGCCAATTTTGAACCAAAG ATTTCTGATTTTGGGCTTGCCAAGTTGATGCCAGAAGGACAAGAGACACATGTGACAGCCAAAGTACTTGGTACCTTTGGTTATTTTGATCCTGAGTATACATCG ACAGGAAAACTAACAGTACAAAGTGATGTGTATGCTTTTGGGGTTGTTCTTCTTGAGCTTCTCACAGGACGTCCAGCTTTAGATCTAAACCAGGGTCCAAATGATCAAAACCTAGTACTACAG GTGAGGCACTTActgaaagagagaaagaagctTCGTAAGGTGATAGATGCAGAGATGGCTCGAAATTCTTACACCATTGAGTCTATATTCATGCTTGCAAATCTGGCTTCACGATGTGTCCATGCGGAGAGTAATGAGAGACCTTCAATGGTAGATTGTGTCAAAGAAATCCAAATGATTATCCATACCAATTCAAAGGGCTTGGGAATGGTTAGGCATAGCTTCAGAATGGTCTAA